The following proteins come from a genomic window of Proteinivorax hydrogeniformans:
- a CDS encoding metallopeptidase TldD-related protein: protein MELVKLCLSQLKDKGAQKAEVNVSKEIKEEMNINSGEVSLLRSLEEYNIEMTAFIDQKKDVIKLNKVDELSIEQAAMEVTQNAKNSEPDPANDIPNGELKKEFKDSETQLDVEMMHRRLKEFIKGVNEQYDRLVIEEAILEHNKIKSYYQNTGGVELYSEDSQYNFTVMFFAKENKKTSSFNYTVQTTKDLDRAILQLGALSNLLEQSIDHLEPKAIEQKKFTGDVIITPDCMSAMTYFLLSHLSNHYMISGISKFKGKIGEKLLDEKLTIKTEPDSRKLAFKDYFGKDGFVNRNDYLFQDGVLKNYLLNYYGALKTGFERGPSTSVYSGIVIEPGDKSFDEMVKSMDQGIILARFSGGQPAPNGDFSGIAKNSYYVKDGKIQYPIKETMISGNLFDMLEDIKAISKERLNNGQTLMPYIQLRNAVISSK from the coding sequence ATGGAGCTAGTAAAACTATGTTTGAGTCAATTAAAGGACAAAGGTGCGCAAAAGGCAGAGGTTAATGTAAGCAAAGAAATTAAAGAAGAGATGAATATCAACTCAGGAGAGGTTAGCCTGTTAAGGAGTTTAGAAGAATACAACATTGAAATGACAGCTTTTATCGATCAAAAAAAAGATGTTATAAAACTTAATAAAGTTGATGAGCTTTCTATAGAACAAGCTGCAATGGAAGTTACACAAAATGCTAAAAACTCAGAACCAGACCCAGCTAATGATATTCCAAATGGAGAATTAAAAAAGGAATTTAAGGATAGCGAAACACAATTAGATGTAGAAATGATGCATAGGCGACTTAAGGAATTTATAAAGGGTGTAAATGAGCAATATGATAGGTTAGTCATCGAGGAAGCTATTTTAGAGCATAATAAAATAAAAAGTTATTATCAAAATACAGGTGGTGTAGAGCTGTATTCTGAGGATAGTCAGTATAACTTTACTGTAATGTTCTTTGCCAAAGAAAATAAAAAAACGTCTTCTTTTAACTACACGGTTCAAACAACTAAGGATTTAGATAGAGCTATATTGCAATTAGGGGCATTAAGTAATTTGTTAGAACAATCAATTGATCATCTAGAACCAAAGGCTATTGAGCAGAAAAAGTTTACGGGGGATGTTATCATAACTCCCGATTGCATGAGTGCAATGACGTACTTTTTGTTATCTCATTTATCTAACCATTATATGATTTCCGGGATATCTAAGTTTAAAGGAAAAATTGGAGAAAAACTACTAGATGAAAAGCTTACTATAAAAACTGAGCCAGATTCAAGAAAGCTTGCATTTAAAGACTATTTCGGAAAAGATGGCTTTGTTAATAGAAACGATTATCTTTTCCAAGATGGGGTACTAAAAAACTATCTCCTAAATTATTACGGCGCTCTTAAAACTGGCTTTGAAAGAGGACCATCAACCTCTGTTTATTCAGGTATAGTAATTGAACCAGGAGATAAGAGTTTTGATGAGATGGTTAAATCTATGGATCAGGGAATCATTTTAGCTAGATTTTCAGGAGGGCAGCCAGCACCAAATGGTGACTTCTCTGGCATAGCAAAAAATAGCTACTATGTTAAGGATGGAAAAATTCAATATCCCATAAAGGAAACTATGATTTCAGGAAACCTGTTTGATATGCTAGAGGACATTAAAGCTATTTCCAAAGAACGCTTAAATAATGGTCAAACACTAATGCCGTATATACAGCTTAGAAATGCAGTGATTTCATCAAAATAA
- a CDS encoding VOC family protein: protein MVTNWTGMVAFYGTDDLEKTHKFYHELLGLNLYKDQGLCKIYSVREGGKIGFCSHLEVLTKEKSPIITLLTDDVDKVYKSLINSGLDVPKPKVNPKFNIYHFFTKDPNGYSLEIQKFLD from the coding sequence ATGGTTACAAACTGGACTGGAATGGTAGCTTTTTATGGAACCGACGACTTAGAGAAAACACATAAATTTTATCATGAACTTCTTGGTCTTAATCTCTACAAAGATCAAGGTTTATGTAAGATTTACTCAGTAAGAGAAGGGGGTAAAATAGGCTTTTGTAGTCACTTAGAGGTATTAACTAAAGAGAAAAGCCCTATAATAACTTTACTTACCGATGATGTAGACAAAGTTTATAAAAGTCTTATAAATTCTGGATTAGATGTTCCCAAACCAAAAGTCAACCCAAAATTTAACATATACCACTTTTTCACAAAAGACCCAAATGGTTATTCTCTAGAAATACAAAAATTCTTAGATTAG
- a CDS encoding D-glycerate dehydrogenase, whose product MSRKKVFITAEIFPEAKEILSKHFDVEVSSKESLTEDEILENSKEIHGLLSLITDPITKKIINSSKNLEGIANYGVGHNNIDIEAANEQNITVTNTPEVLTDATADLAWALLMAAARKIVPSDEFTRAGKFTGWGANLFLGADIKGKTLGVIGAGRIGQTFAKRSLGFDMKILYHNRSRNRQFEDELNAQYVDKETLLKESDFISLHAPLTEQTYHMIGESELEMMKDSAILINTARGSMIDEKALVLALKQKKIWAAGLDVFEREPQIEAGLKELDNVVLAPHIGSATFATRRKMAEIAAKNLVRILNGKEPLTPVN is encoded by the coding sequence ATGTCTAGAAAAAAAGTATTCATTACAGCAGAAATTTTTCCAGAAGCGAAAGAGATTTTAAGTAAGCATTTTGATGTTGAGGTAAGCTCGAAAGAGAGCTTAACTGAAGATGAGATATTAGAAAACTCAAAAGAGATTCATGGACTGCTATCATTAATCACAGACCCTATAACAAAAAAGATTATAAATTCAAGTAAAAATTTAGAGGGTATAGCTAATTATGGAGTAGGGCACAACAACATAGACATCGAAGCAGCTAATGAACAAAACATTACAGTAACAAATACTCCTGAAGTGTTAACAGATGCAACTGCAGACTTAGCCTGGGCATTGCTTATGGCAGCGGCAAGAAAGATAGTTCCTTCCGATGAATTTACCAGAGCAGGTAAGTTTACAGGCTGGGGTGCCAATCTTTTTTTAGGTGCTGATATCAAAGGCAAAACCCTAGGAGTTATCGGAGCTGGCCGCATTGGTCAAACTTTTGCAAAAAGAAGTTTAGGTTTTGACATGAAGATTTTGTATCATAATCGTAGCCGCAACAGGCAATTTGAAGATGAACTTAACGCTCAGTATGTTGATAAAGAGACTCTTTTAAAAGAATCGGATTTTATTTCTTTACATGCCCCCTTAACAGAGCAAACTTATCACATGATAGGCGAAAGCGAATTAGAAATGATGAAAGATAGCGCCATATTGATAAATACCGCAAGGGGTTCAATGATTGACGAAAAGGCGCTGGTTTTAGCCCTTAAACAAAAGAAAATTTGGGCAGCTGGTCTTGATGTTTTTGAAAGAGAGCCACAAATAGAAGCAGGATTAAAAGAATTAGATAACGTGGTTTTAGCACCCCATATAGGTAGTGCCACCTTCGCAACTAGAAGAAAGATGGCTGAAATAGCAGCTAAAAACCTTGTAAGAATTTTAAATGGAAAAGAGCCGCTAACTCCGGTTAATTAG
- a CDS encoding betaine/proline/choline family ABC transporter ATP-binding protein, which translates to MIKFEGVTKIFADGFKALDSISFEVNKGELLVLIGPSGSGKTTTMRMINRLIDPTEGRIIIDGDDVTSIDPVYLRRNIGYVIQHIGLLPHMTIGDNVALVPKLKKMNKEEYIDKVDELLKMVGLDPKTYKERYPAELSGGQQQRIGVIRALAADPPIILMDEPFSALDPISREQLQEELVKLQEEIQKTIVFVTHDMDEALKIADRICLMRDGEVVQIDTPEKILRYPKNEFVKSFIGEDRLKEAETLPDLAEIMDKAITAKPTQGFFEAVKKMRKHKVDKLVIVEKEKYLGVAGVWRIQKHYRNEEMNLGDVMDKEYPTATLKTSTEEAVELVNKYDTSFLPILDGEGKVRGVVTRASIVEVMTDMYLEDGSD; encoded by the coding sequence ATGATAAAGTTTGAAGGAGTAACTAAAATTTTTGCAGATGGTTTTAAAGCATTAGATTCAATCTCCTTTGAGGTAAATAAGGGAGAGTTGTTGGTACTTATAGGACCAAGTGGTTCAGGCAAAACCACTACAATGCGGATGATAAATAGATTGATAGACCCTACTGAAGGAAGGATAATTATAGATGGAGACGATGTTACTAGTATTGACCCTGTTTATTTACGGCGTAATATTGGTTATGTGATTCAGCACATTGGCCTGCTCCCCCATATGACTATAGGTGATAATGTTGCTTTAGTTCCTAAGCTAAAGAAAATGAATAAAGAAGAGTATATAGATAAAGTGGACGAGCTATTAAAAATGGTAGGGCTAGACCCTAAAACTTATAAAGAAAGGTACCCTGCGGAATTAAGTGGAGGGCAGCAACAAAGAATTGGGGTAATTAGAGCACTAGCCGCAGATCCTCCAATTATTTTAATGGACGAGCCCTTTAGTGCATTAGATCCTATAAGTAGAGAGCAGTTACAGGAGGAACTTGTAAAACTTCAGGAAGAAATCCAAAAAACTATAGTTTTTGTTACACATGATATGGATGAGGCGCTGAAAATTGCAGATAGGATATGTTTGATGAGAGATGGGGAGGTTGTACAAATTGACACTCCAGAAAAAATTTTAAGGTATCCAAAAAATGAGTTTGTAAAATCCTTTATTGGAGAGGATAGGCTTAAAGAAGCAGAAACCTTACCTGACTTAGCTGAAATAATGGATAAAGCTATAACAGCGAAACCCACTCAAGGTTTTTTTGAAGCTGTCAAAAAGATGCGCAAACACAAGGTGGACAAACTAGTGATAGTCGAAAAAGAAAAATATTTAGGAGTAGCTGGAGTTTGGCGTATCCAGAAGCATTATAGAAATGAGGAAATGAACTTAGGGGATGTTATGGACAAGGAATATCCAACGGCTACATTAAAAACATCGACAGAAGAAGCTGTTGAGTTAGTAAATAAATACGATACATCCTTTTTGCCAATCTTAGATGGTGAGGGGAAGGTAAGAGGAGTAGTGACAAGAGCTAGCATAGTTGAAGTCATGACTGATATGTATTTAGAAGATGGGAGTGATTAA
- a CDS encoding ABC transporter permease: MNELRAFIDVVTNRTDQLVTFFIQHIQLTVVALFIAVAIAVPLGILLTRSKKLAEPVIGVAALFQTIPSLALLGFMIPFLGIGFIPSIVALTIYGLLPILRNTYTGIVSVDEAAVQAGVGMGMTSMQVLTMVQIPLAMSFIIAGIRTSTVLIVGVATLASLIGGGGLGEFIFRGISTSDPGLILGGAIPAALLALFFDFTIKWLEAKATPKGLKK, encoded by the coding sequence ATGAATGAATTAAGGGCTTTTATTGACGTAGTAACTAACAGAACTGACCAACTAGTTACCTTCTTTATACAACATATTCAACTTACAGTAGTAGCGTTATTTATAGCTGTTGCTATAGCTGTACCTTTAGGAATACTTTTGACTAGAAGTAAAAAGTTAGCAGAACCAGTTATTGGCGTAGCAGCTCTTTTCCAGACAATACCTTCATTAGCCCTTTTAGGGTTTATGATTCCATTTTTAGGTATTGGGTTTATACCATCGATTGTTGCTCTTACAATTTACGGTTTGCTACCTATTTTACGAAATACCTATACCGGGATAGTTTCTGTAGATGAGGCGGCAGTTCAAGCTGGAGTGGGAATGGGAATGACCTCTATGCAAGTTTTAACGATGGTGCAAATACCCCTGGCTATGTCATTTATTATTGCAGGTATAAGGACTTCTACAGTCCTTATTGTCGGAGTAGCCACATTAGCATCCCTTATTGGTGGGGGTGGGTTGGGTGAATTTATATTTAGGGGTATTTCAACATCTGATCCGGGACTGATTTTAGGTGGTGCTATACCAGCAGCATTATTAGCGTTATTTTTTGATTTCACAATCAAATGGTTAGAAGCAAAAGCTACACCAAAAGGTTTAAAAAAATAG
- a CDS encoding glycine betaine ABC transporter substrate-binding protein, whose translation MKQISKIVILSMVLFLGSACSALFGGGDEIVIGGKNFTEQDIMVYLMEAVIEEHTELSVRTRTFLGGTDVVAQALDRGDLDMYPEYTGTALVNILNMEAMTDPDETYQTVSEIYQDEKNIIWMEPLGFNNTYVLSMRESHAEELGIETVSDLAEFAPDLTLAATHEFLERPDGFEGVQEAYGLEFGDVRGLDPGLTYAAIRDGEGDVNDAFSTDGRILAFDLKPLKDDQNFFPPYYPTPIVRQETLEKHPELEDALNRLGGVLDDTTMAELNGRVDLEGEDARDVARDFLRQQGIIQ comes from the coding sequence ATGAAACAAATTTCAAAAATAGTGATATTAAGTATGGTTCTATTTTTAGGAAGTGCCTGTTCAGCACTATTTGGTGGAGGTGATGAAATTGTAATAGGGGGAAAAAATTTTACAGAGCAGGACATAATGGTTTACTTGATGGAAGCTGTGATAGAGGAGCATACCGAGTTAAGCGTACGAACACGTACTTTTTTGGGAGGCACAGATGTAGTTGCTCAAGCTTTAGATAGAGGAGATTTGGACATGTATCCCGAATATACAGGTACTGCCTTAGTCAATATATTAAACATGGAAGCGATGACGGATCCAGATGAAACTTATCAAACTGTTAGTGAGATATATCAAGATGAAAAAAATATTATCTGGATGGAGCCACTAGGTTTTAATAACACCTATGTTCTTTCAATGAGGGAAAGCCATGCTGAAGAATTAGGTATTGAGACTGTCAGTGATCTTGCTGAATTTGCGCCTGATTTGACGTTAGCTGCAACTCATGAATTTTTAGAGCGTCCTGATGGGTTTGAAGGGGTCCAAGAAGCATATGGGCTTGAATTTGGGGATGTACGTGGATTAGACCCAGGTCTTACCTACGCCGCAATAAGAGACGGGGAAGGAGATGTAAATGATGCCTTCTCAACCGATGGAAGGATTTTGGCCTTTGATTTAAAACCCTTAAAAGATGACCAAAACTTTTTCCCTCCATATTATCCTACGCCAATTGTTAGGCAGGAGACTTTAGAGAAGCACCCTGAGCTGGAAGATGCACTTAACAGGCTAGGTGGAGTTTTAGACGATACTACTATGGCTGAATTAAATGGACGGGTTGATTTAGAAGGAGAAGATGCTAGAGATGTAGCGAGAGATTTTTTGCGTCAGCAGGGGATAATTCAATAG
- a CDS encoding betaine/proline/choline family ABC transporter ATP-binding protein — protein MIKFENVEKVYEDGFKALKGINLDIKDGELLVLIGPSGCGKTTTMRMINRLIEPSSGTVYLDGEDIKDSNPVLLRRDIGYVIQSIGLLPHMTIGQNVAIVPKLKKMDKEKYEKKVDELLNLVGLDPKTYRERYPTELSGGQQQRIGVIRALAADPPVILMDEPFSALDPISREQLQDELVNLQEEIKKTIVFVTHDMDEALKIADRICFMKDGEIVQVDTPEKILRRPANDFVSEFIGEDRLKDGTELPSIDRVMDKPIKERPSKGLAGALKTMRKNRVDSLIVTEKNKFKGVAGVWAVQKNFSDETKSLADVMDTEVPTVQMNQSLEDVVELINKYNISYVPVLNDEENVVGVVTRASLVEVMADKYLD, from the coding sequence ATGATAAAATTTGAAAACGTAGAAAAAGTTTATGAAGATGGATTTAAAGCGCTAAAGGGAATTAATCTTGACATCAAAGATGGCGAGTTATTAGTTTTAATAGGACCTAGTGGTTGTGGGAAAACAACTACTATGAGAATGATAAACAGGCTAATTGAACCAAGTTCAGGCACTGTTTATCTAGATGGCGAGGATATTAAGGATTCTAATCCTGTTCTTTTAAGAAGGGATATCGGGTATGTTATCCAAAGTATCGGATTATTACCACACATGACCATAGGACAGAATGTGGCTATAGTTCCTAAACTTAAAAAAATGGATAAAGAAAAATATGAAAAGAAAGTTGACGAACTTTTAAATCTTGTAGGATTGGATCCTAAGACTTATAGGGAGCGTTATCCTACAGAGTTAAGTGGTGGACAGCAGCAACGTATAGGAGTTATAAGGGCATTAGCAGCTGATCCTCCAGTAATTTTGATGGACGAGCCTTTCAGTGCCTTAGACCCTATTAGTAGGGAACAACTTCAAGATGAGCTTGTTAACCTTCAAGAAGAAATAAAAAAGACAATTGTTTTTGTTACCCATGATATGGATGAAGCTTTAAAGATAGCTGATAGAATCTGTTTTATGAAGGATGGAGAAATTGTTCAGGTTGATACGCCGGAAAAGATATTGAGAAGACCGGCAAATGATTTTGTCAGCGAGTTTATCGGAGAGGATAGACTAAAAGATGGTACAGAACTTCCGTCAATTGACAGAGTAATGGATAAACCGATTAAAGAAAGACCTTCAAAAGGTTTGGCTGGTGCTCTAAAAACTATGCGTAAAAACCGGGTGGACAGTCTGATAGTCACAGAAAAAAATAAATTTAAGGGAGTAGCTGGTGTTTGGGCTGTTCAGAAAAACTTTTCCGATGAAACAAAAAGTTTAGCTGATGTTATGGATACCGAAGTCCCAACTGTTCAGATGAATCAATCACTTGAAGATGTAGTGGAATTGATTAATAAGTACAATATATCTTACGTGCCGGTTTTAAACGATGAGGAGAATGTAGTAGGTGTAGTAACACGTGCTAGCCTTGTTGAAGTTATGGCTGATAAGTACTTGGACTAA
- a CDS encoding ABC transporter permease has product MEGLLDFFHIVTTRTDELIMYLLQHLQLSMISLSIVVLIAVPLGVFLTRHKKLAEPVIGITAVFQTIPSLALLGFMIPILGLGIWPAIVALTIYGLLPILRNTYTGIIDVDPSAIEAGRGMGMTDMQILFKVQLPLALSVIMAGIRTSTVLIIGVATLASLAGSGGLGEFIFRGISTSRDGLILAGAIPAALLAIVFDFVIKQLEILTTPKGLRK; this is encoded by the coding sequence ATGGAAGGTTTACTAGATTTTTTTCATATAGTAACTACGCGTACTGACGAGTTGATTATGTATTTGCTTCAACATTTGCAGCTGTCAATGATTTCATTGTCAATTGTGGTATTGATAGCAGTGCCTTTGGGTGTCTTTTTAACCAGGCATAAAAAGCTGGCAGAACCTGTTATAGGGATAACTGCTGTTTTTCAAACTATTCCTTCTTTAGCTCTACTAGGTTTTATGATTCCTATTTTAGGGTTGGGGATATGGCCTGCAATAGTAGCTCTTACAATTTATGGTCTGCTACCAATATTGAGAAACACATATACAGGAATCATCGATGTAGATCCTTCAGCTATTGAAGCAGGGAGAGGTATGGGCATGACAGATATGCAAATCCTTTTTAAAGTACAACTACCGTTAGCTTTATCAGTTATAATGGCGGGTATAAGGACTTCAACAGTTCTTATAATTGGTGTTGCTACATTGGCCTCTTTAGCGGGATCTGGAGGACTTGGAGAATTTATTTTTAGAGGAATTTCAACAAGCCGAGATGGATTGATTTTAGCAGGAGCTATCCCAGCTGCTTTATTGGCTATTGTCTTCGATTTTGTGATAAAACAATTAGAAATATTAACAACCCCAAAGGGGTTAAGAAAATAA
- a CDS encoding glycine betaine ABC transporter substrate-binding protein produces MRKLVLVTVLMISLVFVGCSSDNGNTISIGGKDYVEQDILVYITGELIEAQTDLEVNYRNWLGGTNVVDGALHRGDLDMYVEYTGTALINLLDLDLVNDPQQAYDIVADKYDEMGVKWLKPLGFNNTYVLSMREDRAEELGVEKVSDLKEHADELILGATHEFLERSDGYQGLQEAYGFEFGDTAGFDPGLTYAAVRDGNADVNDAFATDGRIMAFNLKMLEDDKNFFPPYYAAPIVRHDTLEEHPELEEVLNMLAGRIDDETMSSLNGQVDLDGEEPRDVARDWLESEGLLE; encoded by the coding sequence ATGCGTAAATTAGTATTAGTAACGGTTTTAATGATTTCATTGGTATTTGTTGGGTGTTCCAGTGATAATGGAAACACCATCTCTATTGGTGGAAAGGATTATGTAGAACAGGACATCTTAGTTTATATTACAGGTGAGCTTATCGAAGCACAAACCGACCTTGAGGTAAACTATAGAAACTGGTTAGGCGGTACAAATGTAGTTGATGGTGCTCTTCATCGTGGGGATTTAGACATGTATGTAGAATATACCGGTACTGCACTGATTAACTTATTGGATTTAGACTTAGTTAATGACCCTCAACAGGCTTATGATATAGTCGCAGACAAATACGATGAAATGGGTGTAAAATGGCTAAAGCCTTTAGGTTTTAACAACACCTACGTTCTGTCTATGCGTGAAGATCGAGCAGAAGAACTGGGTGTAGAAAAGGTGAGTGATCTAAAAGAACATGCTGATGAGCTAATCTTAGGTGCAACTCATGAGTTTTTAGAAAGAAGTGATGGGTACCAAGGCTTACAAGAAGCTTATGGTTTTGAGTTTGGCGACACTGCTGGTTTTGACCCTGGTCTAACCTATGCAGCAGTAAGGGATGGGAACGCTGATGTAAACGATGCTTTTGCCACAGATGGTAGAATTATGGCATTTAATTTAAAGATGTTAGAGGATGACAAAAACTTTTTCCCGCCATACTATGCTGCACCAATAGTAAGGCATGACACCCTAGAGGAGCATCCTGAGCTAGAGGAAGTTTTAAATATGCTAGCAGGTCGTATAGATGATGAAACAATGTCATCTCTAAACGGTCAAGTTGATCTAGATGGAGAAGAACCTAGAGATGTTGCAAGGGATTGGTTAGAATCTGAAGGGTTATTAGAGTAA
- a CDS encoding metalloregulator ArsR/SmtB family transcription factor, with protein MEKSKIEKCKNKVIHQEAVDKVSKELPIDEELFELSDLFKVFGDTTRIKILFALWRQEMCVCDIAALLDMNQSAISHQLKVLKGAKLVKFRRAGKVVYYSLADRHVEQIFMQGLEHIRE; from the coding sequence ATGGAGAAATCAAAAATAGAGAAGTGTAAAAACAAAGTTATACATCAGGAAGCAGTAGACAAAGTGAGCAAGGAGCTACCAATTGATGAAGAGCTGTTTGAGTTATCAGATCTTTTTAAGGTTTTTGGGGATACCACAAGAATTAAGATATTATTTGCACTTTGGCGCCAGGAAATGTGTGTGTGCGATATAGCTGCGTTACTTGATATGAATCAATCAGCAATTTCACATCAATTGAAGGTGTTAAAGGGTGCAAAACTTGTCAAGTTTAGAAGAGCAGGAAAAGTAGTTTATTATTCATTAGCGGATAGGCATGTCGAACAAATTTTTATGCAGGGTCTAGAGCATATAAGGGAGTAG
- a CDS encoding heavy metal translocating P-type ATPase, with protein sequence MKVTYHLNGLDCANCANKIEKRVKTLSYVEKANLNFVSKKLMVEVNEGKDPFEDIKNIVKDLEPHVEITRKENTNNNLRGIFGGIEKQKLFELLIAIFLFGTAVFMSDGTIRIGLFLASYAVIGYDVLFKAVNNILKGRIFDENFLMTIATIGALIIAEYPEAVAVMLFYKIGIFVQNLAVNHSKRSISELMDIKSDYAHLKLNGKTKKVNPEDVNIGDIILVKPGEKVPLDGVVISGNSLIDSSALTGESVPIAIKKGSQVLSGSINQKGLLEIKVQKEFSQSTVKKILELVENASSKKSNTENFITKFAKYYTPAVVGIATLLTLIPVLFFSGEFTTWVYRSLVFLVISCPCALVVSIPLGFFGGIGASSKKGVLVKGSNFLEGLNNINTVVFDKTGTITEGIFKVNKVISKNKCEDEVLYYAAHVEFYSNHPIAQSVVKAYNKEIDEELVAEFSEISGKGVKAKVNNRPVIVGNRNFLLQEGIEAYCYQSEEDEGSALYVAVDKELLGIILIGDKIKKESYSAIKGLNSRNINTVMLTGDSNKVAKQVSEKLQIGSVYSELLPHQKVEKFEQISNQSTGNTAFIGDGINDAPVIARSDIGIAMGGLGSDAAIEAADIVVMQDNPYKIIEALEVAKRTRSIVWQNIVLALGVKGIVLVLGAFGLASMWEAVFADVGVSLIAVLNSVRILRA encoded by the coding sequence ATGAAAGTGACATATCATCTAAATGGTTTAGATTGTGCTAACTGTGCTAATAAGATAGAAAAGCGTGTAAAAACACTGTCTTATGTAGAAAAAGCTAACTTAAATTTTGTAAGCAAAAAGTTAATGGTTGAAGTTAATGAGGGGAAAGATCCTTTTGAAGATATAAAAAATATTGTAAAGGACTTAGAGCCACATGTAGAAATCACCAGGAAAGAAAATACAAACAACAATCTCCGTGGGATTTTTGGAGGGATAGAGAAACAAAAGCTTTTTGAGCTTTTGATTGCTATTTTTTTATTTGGAACCGCTGTTTTTATGAGTGATGGGACTATTCGTATAGGTTTATTTTTAGCAAGTTACGCTGTAATAGGCTATGATGTGCTATTTAAAGCGGTTAATAATATTTTAAAAGGTAGAATATTCGATGAAAATTTTCTAATGACTATAGCCACTATTGGAGCCCTAATTATAGCAGAATACCCAGAAGCTGTTGCTGTTATGCTCTTTTATAAAATCGGTATATTTGTACAGAATTTAGCTGTAAATCATTCAAAGAGGTCAATATCGGAACTCATGGATATTAAATCAGATTACGCCCATTTAAAATTAAATGGAAAAACTAAAAAGGTAAACCCAGAAGATGTAAATATAGGAGATATTATATTGGTAAAACCGGGAGAAAAAGTGCCTTTAGATGGAGTGGTGATTAGCGGAAACTCTTTGATAGACTCATCGGCACTAACTGGGGAGTCTGTTCCTATAGCTATCAAAAAAGGAAGTCAGGTTTTAAGCGGTAGTATAAATCAAAAGGGCCTGTTAGAAATTAAGGTTCAAAAAGAATTTTCGCAATCAACAGTGAAGAAGATATTGGAGCTTGTAGAAAATGCAAGTTCTAAAAAATCCAACACCGAAAACTTTATAACTAAATTTGCAAAATATTATACTCCTGCTGTAGTGGGTATAGCCACACTGTTGACGTTGATACCGGTGTTGTTCTTTTCAGGAGAATTTACCACTTGGGTATATAGAAGTTTAGTGTTTCTTGTAATATCCTGTCCTTGTGCATTGGTTGTATCCATTCCCTTAGGCTTTTTTGGAGGAATTGGCGCATCTTCTAAAAAAGGAGTTCTAGTAAAGGGAAGTAATTTTTTAGAAGGCCTTAATAACATCAATACAGTAGTATTTGATAAGACAGGCACGATAACAGAAGGCATCTTTAAGGTAAACAAGGTTATTAGTAAGAATAAATGTGAAGACGAAGTTTTATACTATGCTGCCCATGTTGAGTTTTACTCAAATCATCCTATCGCCCAGTCAGTTGTCAAGGCGTACAATAAGGAGATTGACGAAGAATTAGTAGCTGAATTTAGCGAGATATCAGGAAAAGGAGTAAAGGCTAAAGTAAATAATAGGCCGGTCATTGTTGGGAATAGAAACTTCCTTTTACAAGAAGGTATAGAAGCTTATTGTTATCAAAGTGAAGAAGATGAAGGATCAGCCTTATACGTAGCTGTTGATAAAGAACTACTGGGGATTATACTCATTGGTGATAAAATTAAAAAAGAGTCATATTCTGCAATTAAAGGACTAAATAGCAGAAATATTAACACAGTAATGCTCACTGGGGATAGCAACAAAGTAGCAAAGCAGGTGTCAGAAAAGCTACAAATAGGCAGTGTTTATTCTGAGCTATTACCACACCAAAAGGTGGAAAAATTTGAGCAAATATCTAACCAATCAACTGGTAACACAGCATTTATTGGAGATGGTATAAATGATGCCCCTGTTATAGCAAGAAGTGACATAGGAATTGCTATGGGAGGATTAGGATCTGATGCTGCAATCGAGGCAGCAGATATAGTGGTCATGCAAGACAATCCTTATAAGATTATAGAGGCTTTAGAAGTCGCCAAAAGAACCAGGAGTATTGTCTGGCAAAATATTGTTTTGGCTCTAGGAGTAAAGGGAATTGTGTTAGTTTTAGGTGCTTTTGGGTTAGCATCTATGTGGGAAGCGGTGTTTGCTGACGTAGGTGTTTCGCTTATAGCAGTGCTTAATTCAGTTAGAATCTTAAGAGCGTAA